A region of the Cottoperca gobio chromosome 22, fCotGob3.1, whole genome shotgun sequence genome:
CGCCTTCAACACTGAGGGTTTGTGTGATTCgctcctcttttttcctctcagcCTCAGAGAAAGAAGGTCTGTAAGCTTTCACTGACTGTACAAGTAAACTGTACCTGTAAAGGCTCGGGAGAAGAAACAGTGTTCCCACGAGGACAGCGTTttagaaaggaaaagaagacgCTTCTTGTCTGAAAGGAAATTTGATCATACCTGGGATTTCTTTTCTCCCACTCACACATATATTCCTCTTATCAGTTTATCTGGTTACAAATCAACCAAATCACAAGTCACACCCCCTTCTCACtatctctgcatgtgtctgtcAATGTGTATCACCGCTCACCTGCAATTCATCTTGTAAATCTAAagaatatctgtgtgttttgcaacagaccaacacactgacacattatGGAAGGTCAGGGAGATGTTAAGTTATGTTTACGGCGCTCACCATGACACTCGATCATAAACCATCACTTCATcgttatattatatgtttaatgGATGAAAAAGGCGAATCACACAATCTGGAGCTGCGCCATCATTTCAAGGAACAGGACACATTTGTGGACACAGTGATTGTAACCATAGTGATTTTCCAGGgaaattaatacatttctgtttcataATAAAACTCATTTGAGTGTAAAAGTCAAACAAGCATAAATGTTCTGCCTCTTAGGGAAAGTTCATAATCTTGGTTCTCCAGCTTATAAAGAGGAAAACATCATTAATAATATTGGCAGGACTATTCAAACCATAAGGATAACTTCTATCTTAAATCATTTGTAATACATTGCCTTTCTAGTCATGCTAGTGCTGCATATTCATTGGACATTTACTAAACTGTCatgatacattatataatatatacaattataaatTAACGACCAGCAATTTATTGAAACTGGTCATGTTCAGTTTGATTGGTTACACAAAGATTGGCTTTGCAGATAGTCTGAACCTTGGAGTCAAGAGAGAGTAAAACAACATGTTATATTGATGTTGTGGATTTAGCAGATTTCCATCAAGCAGCAGAACATGTCCATAGTGGGATATGTTGCATCGAAATAGCTGTATGCAGCATCAACATGTTCTGGTTGCTCACAACCTCACTAAGAGAATTTACGGTATGTTGATTTTTCCATCCAtctgtatattatattgtcTTTTTCAACCACACTTTGCATGTATTTCCTTGCAGGATCCAGATCATACTTGCTGGAGATGTAATTGGTATTGACTTTTACTAGTGATGCTTTAAGATAagattttgttacttttgtaCCTTCAATTTAGTAAAATGTTAGAATGCATGACTCTTACTTGTAAGCAGTGTAAAAGAAGTAATACctcagtgtagaaatactttgttacatgataaagtcctgcatttaagaTCTTACTAATGTAAAAGTGCAAATATTAAAGCACCCAATAACTCAGAATTGTTATATTACttgattataattagtgatgcattaatgtgtccatccctttaatgttgcagctggtaaaggtggagctaatttgacTTAATATGCTTTCGGGTAATTTAATctataatacatcataatttatttttgtaataataatctaaatcttgcaaagtaactaaatctATTAAAtcaatgtagtggagtaaaaagtacaatagttGCCTCAGAAGTATTAATGaaagtagaaatactcaagtaaagtacaagtacctcgaAAATGTAGGcctacttaagtacagtacttgagtaaacgtacttagttacattcggCTACTTTCTGAAGATGTTATTATTAAGTCtaaggcctttttcacagcacacattttaaatggtcATTGTAGAAAaggcacaggtgttactaataacttTGCCTAACTCAGTTTGATCTAGTTTCCCAGTAAGCTCCTTGCTTTAAGATAAgatgttgatgctaatacttttgttcctttacttaagtactcaATGcattacttttacttgtaagagAGTATTTTTGCACTGTggtattaatagttttatttaagCAGTACTCTACCTCTCCCACCACTGCGAGCAAGGTGACATATTCCTTCAAATATAATTACGGTTAATTGACATTTCTGCAACGCTCGCTCACGTGAAGAAGGttttcctccgctctgctgACATCTTGTGGCGCGCAGGCAGCTACGTCATAACCGGATGTTGATACCAGCTTGGAGCACAGCGCAGACAGGAACAGCTgaaaaagaacaacaaagcCGCGACGACGACGGTAAAAACAACAGATGTGCGTCTAAAATACACCTAAAACATCGGTGACATCTTCGCTGGTGGGGACATTGTGTGCcactgaaacacatttaaaaaggtagGAGGCCGTCATTTGTAATTAGGCTGTTTTATACGTGTTGTTGTTCGTCTTGGTCTGAATGTGTCGTCGGTATCGCTGTTAGCTGGACGGCTAACGTAACGTTAGCTTCTTTTGACTTGGTACATCAGTACGACACCACTCGGCCAACATGCTCAAAACCTTGGTGGAAACTAGCAAACGTGTTCCCCTTTGTTAATCTGCAAAAAGATTACTCTTTTgaagagtattattattattattattcatattattattcataatgcCTTTTATTTTCAGCACCATTCAAAGCTCAGCTGCCATCTACAGTCAACAAACCTCATGACAAGCCAGCTAGGAACAAAAAGTACTTGTTGAACTCtgtaaaatgcataaaaaagaGCTACCATGGCAAGGGGAGTTGAGACAAACTCAAATTATAAAACTCATTTGAGctcataatgtttgtttttcttttctgtttgacTATTAAGTTCTGTAACGTATGCTACCTTGTTAAGTTACCTTATGTTTCCTTGTATTGCttctaaaaaacaaatatgtatgtCTGTAAGATGACAAATGCTGCGTTATATTGCAGCATTATAAAGATGGTCACTGCCTGAATTTCTGCTGCATTGCAACACCTGACATGGGTAATGAGGACATGTGTTAAACACAGGAAAGGGATTGTGTTGGGGTGAGTGATGTGGATAAAATACTCTatcaaaatcaaaatatatgttattttatactgtGATGATAGATATTTATCACAATATAGTACATGTTCTGGAAAGTAATTAATAATGACATTCTTACCTCTCATTCAAAAGGCTTCCACATCTCTGACTGATTAGTTTGGAGCCTGAGGCATTTACacttttgtagttttgttgagagagagagagagagagagagagagagagagagagagagagagagagagagagagagagagagagagagagagagagagagagagagagagagagagagagagaaagtaacCAAACAGAAAGTCAGGAACCAAAATAACTTCACCTTGTCCTCGTGGTTACTTAAGGCAAAATAACTTCACCTTGTCCTCGTGGTTACTTAAGGCAAGTGAAAATGCCTTTGACTTAGCACGTCTAGATATCCCATAGCCTGGATGACTGAGAATCTTCACTGACTTAAAAATACAATGTGACCATTAAACAGTTTGCTGCTTATTGATTTACGACATTGCCTATAATAGCATTACACACCCAGCTATGTTGAAGGAGTAGCTACACCATTATAAACAGTATGGAAACACCTCTTAGAGCTCTCCATTTCATATTGCCTTAAGGTAGACATTGTCACGTTGGCCAACATTAGGGCATGGTATCAGGTGTTACTGCCTATATACTATTTATAGTAAAGTCCTATTAACTAAACTCACTCTCGATTTGACATTTTAGCCGTAGTTCAGTCGCTGCCAAAGATAAGACGATGGGACGCATCTTCTTGGACCACATTGGCGGCACTCGCCTTTTCTCCTGTGCCAACTGTGACACCATCCTGACCAACAGGTCTGAGCTCATCTCAACACGCTTCACAGGAGCCACAGGCAGAGCTTTCCTCTTCAACAAGGTACAGACCCATTAGCGATGGCGTTCACTCCTAAATGAAACAGCATACACATATTCAGTATCTAGTTCCCTGCTTTAAAAATCTGTGTGCCCGCTTGTGTTCTCCACTCCACAGGTGGTGAACCTCCAGTATAGCGAGgtgcaggacagagtgatgCTCACCGGCAGACACATGGTGAGGGACGTCAGCTGCAAGAACTGCAACAGCAAGTTGGGTTGGATCTATGAGTTTGCCACAGAGGACAGTCAGCGCTACAAGGAGGGACGTGTCATCCTGGAGAGGGCGCTGGTTAGGGAGAGTGAGGGCTTTGAGGAGCACGTCCCCTCAGACAACTCATGAGCCCACGACCTTGGATTACCTTGTGTGGGAAAGCTCACTCCCGTGTCCTCCTATCCCTCGCCTTTATCCCCTCTCGCTGCGCACCACCACCTGCAGACTTAGTGGTCAGTGACGTTTTggcttcaccccccccccccccccacatactTTCCTTGTCTCTGGCCTTAGACCTCTGCTGATTTAGAATGATTGGTTTGCTGGCTCTACTATTGCTGAATAGGCTTCCCAAAAATACTTCCTGATTTATGTGTCACGGGGCACCACTCCAAAACAGCTGGGGACACAGATAGGGAGTtcacttgtttttaaatgttcgtGTACATAATATCACCAGCTCACACGGCATGCTGCACACCTTTTCATATAGTAATAAATACATGCATGATACTAAACATGGTCACAATCACACATACAacctcattgttttgtttatttagagTACTGGAGGCAGTAGAGCCGAGTATGTTCAGCATCCAGACGGGAGCAAAGCAGCCTTCGTGCTCTGCTCGGCAAAGTTAAACGAACCGACGGAGGTGTCACTCCACATATTGCTTCCTTGGGGCTTGTGCTTCTGTGTTGTGACTTTTGTCTCAATGTATTTGTCACTGGTGAGCACTGAATGCAATTAAGACCATGATGTTTGTTATTTCCTTATCAGTTACCTTTTATTATCCAGGAGTGTAATCAATTTTAGTGTTTAAGATCTTTGTTCATGTTCAAATGATGGCGTAAGGACTGCACAGATTGATGTCATATTTAAGTACTCATTGTAGTTTACAGTTTGACCATGATGGGAGTTTTATTTAGATCTGGCTCACATGATGTGCATGTATCTTAATTCACATGATATTCTTGATATGTACACAAAGTGGCTGAACAGCAGACAATCGTACAATTGATCCCGCAATTTCATTCTCCCTCCCGTTACCATGGattctgtgcgtgtgtggtgtgcCGTGTGACGAGCAACATGTCAACTTTGGTGACTTATGAGGAGCGTGCACCTTCCAgccatgtgtcttcagtgtggcGGAGGAGTAATGTGTCTGAGACGTGATGGAGACATTCTCTGGCTGCCCTGCCAGCGTGAGGACAGGATTATGAGAGGATGGGTCAGGCAAGCGTTTGAAAGTAGCCAGCAGACATTGTGAGACAAGTTTATAGACGGCCTCTGGAAAAAGAACCAACAGCAGACAGTCTCTCACCagttaatacattataatgctGGAAACGACTCactgaaaatatgtttaaatcaaGCCTGGACTCTATTTATTTAAACAGTTGACTCCCGATGCCGTTTCTCATGCTGAAGGACTTTCGGGATAGTGACCCATCCTCTTTTTATAATCCTAGGCTTTGGGCACATTTGGTCATAAGATGACTTGTTTCTTACAACACAAAGCCGAGCGAGCTTTAATGGAGTTCTAGTCTTTAAAGTTGAGCTTTTGTCCTCTGACTATGCCAGAGCCTCCATTTTATATCTGTGTCCTGCaatcaaaatgtccaaaaaaaaTCTCAATCTTCATGACATTTGAAGTTATTTTGGGAGTGGGTTGTAGCACAGCATCATGGCCCTTGTGTGACATTGTGCTATGTCACAGTGTGCATGCCTGCAGGCGTTTCCAGAATGGTCCAGCTTTCACCAGTAGCACTGTTCGTGTCGCCTTTACAAGGTCATGCAAGACCGTGCAAGTTGTCATTTCTACTAAATAAAAGTGACACCATCCATATCCCTAATTCAATGCCGTGCACAGAGAATGGCCGTGACAGAATATTGTTATAATCTTGTTGTTCTCTTTTACCATTGTATTGATAGgccattgtttttatttgctttaatcTCTGtggttattattttattgatacatttatcttattgtatttttttctcgGTTGAAggtttacaaaaaaaaataaaaaatgttttatggctATAGCAAGGTTTTTTCTCTGATGTGATTTCTAAATAAACATGATGTCTTGCTGGGTTACAttcatttgtgttatttgtgcTTTGTCATTTTCACCTCTCCCTCaagatgttttgtattttaggtTTCAAAATTCAGCTTAAACCTGGTGCTCAAGTCAAATGTGGAAATAATCACACCTGattgtgttttttgaaaatTGTCATGCTCATGTCCATAAAAGGGATTTCTAGACCTCTAGGTGGCAGCAGGACACCGAGAGACGGGATGAACTCTGAAGATGTTTTCCCTCGGATGCATGATGTTGAGTCCCTTGCCTGCCTCTGACGTTAGCAGTTTTGGCAGGGTCTGTAGAGCTTCACTGCAGTCTGGACATGTATATCGGTGATATTACTCAATAGAGCAGAAATGTCCACTGAATTATGTGCAGTTACACACGTGCCAAAtgatttgtgacaaaacatATTAATCTAAACTATAAATTCCATTTTATTCCTACCTATTCACTCACTGTGAATCATCCACGATGAAGAGATTTGACTGCATTGGGTTTATAAATAGGCAGTGACGATTCTCTCCTAATCCACCCACTAATATTGCAGCGCTGCCGTACAGTTATTTATAGCTCGGATCCTGTTGGGGGGCTTCTttgttagtgtgtctgtgtcacagTGGTGGAATTAACAACAGGTCTGCTTTTCTGCAGTCACTGCTGAAGGCGCCCTTACGCTCAGCCCGCAGCTCAGACAAATATTAATTAAGGTTGCTTGTACACAACACACTGGTCTGGTCACAGCTATTTTTGCACACACTGCAGTTACTTGTTCTTTCTTTGACGTGTCTAGAGCAATTAATGGATGGAGAAGTTTTTATGACCATATGTAGAGCCATTTAAATGCCGGGCATGACTAGAGGCAAAAAAGAAGGCTCCACCTTCACCAAGCGGACTGTCCAGCTTTAAAATTCATAGTAGTCTTTGACTTTGTCCCTGCGTAACCTCGGGATTATCGGCTCTCTTTATTGAAAAAGCCATCGGGCCAGCTAAGATAATTACACTGCCTTGTTGATCCTATTAGTCTGCATGCAATTGGATAGACGTAGCACAAATCTGAATGTGACGGCCTTTACGTGTGTTCGCAGAGAGATCTATTTTTCACTACCCTCCAGACACTTCCACAGTGCTCTTGAGCAGGACATGGAAATCCACTAAAGACTTAAACCGTAAACTCATTCAGCTGTTCTGTAACTAACAGACGCAGTATTTTAAGACCAGTGAAGTGAAGCTCTCATGTGTCTCATATAGGATGATGGGTGCATCGTCCCTTTTCCTTCCACCCACTGTCAAACCTATCAGAGCAGCTTTGAAGTTATATTCAGATGCAGAGGATGATTTGGAGTAGGGGGACAGGGagaccaacaaaaaaaaaaagcaccagGAGCATAATTGCACCCTTAATTGGCCAGTGATTCATCGTCCTCGGACAGCTATTTTAGTTTATCATTGCCTTTTGTCTTTGATTGAATGGGATGTCAGCATCAGAAAATAGCATGCTTTCCATTGACATCACTCCACATCCCGTTGCTAGGAGACAGGGGAGTCAACATTGGTTACTATGGCGACTGCATTTCACCTTCAGAGCTCCTGACCTTTTTGGTTGTCTAttgcagacgtgtgtgtgtgtgtgtgtgtgtgtgtgtgtgtgagagagaactCTGGCCCTAGTGTTGTGTAACATGAGCATTCAAGGTCTTGTTGACTCATTCACTGCAGTGTAGTGATTGTTATAGTACAGTCTAGATTAAAGGGCTGCCGAGACAATACGCAAGATGCTCAACAGCAACTATGTCAGTGTAATGGAAATGTTCTACGAGTGGAATGAATAGATGAGAAAACCCACTGTCACAATTACTATGTAATGTAACAGCGTCACACTATGATGTCAGCAATGTCTTGACATGTTAAACTGCTGTTCAATCTAATGACATTAGTCACAAGCTCAAGCAGTATTACCAGTAAAGTCAGTACAGTAAGAACAATGACGAGAAACGGGAATgagtttatacagtatatttatttagatataCATTTCCTCCTGTAAGAGATTGACTCTTGTTTACCTGAGGACAGGGACTTTGATGAAGAGGTCCAGCATCAGCGAGTGATTGTAAAATGAGCTACAGAAAAACAGCACAGGTGAAAGAGTAATACGTGGAGAATTCTGGCTGGTTCAGGGTTGAGGATGTTGATATAGTACCATGTGTTGGTAAACTACGACATGCTGATGGGAAAATTGTTAACATCGCTGAATCACAGTGACTGGAAACAGCCTCTTTACACTTACAACTAAGGGAGCTCTAGATTCATATAAACACAACAAGTTCAGTCAGACAATTGTCTCACAATATAGGGTTGAAGTGGTCATCTAGATCACACAACGCACAGTGTTACAGAAAGTGCTAGACTGTCTAAGACACAAATGTTTCCGGACTCACAGAATTAAAGTAGTATTGAGTGGCAAGGAGCGTCGGTGGCTAAAAGTGAGGTCGAAGCGCCACTCCAATCTTGTTTCAATTTCTGTCCTTTTTTGGCACAATTGCAGCAGCTTTCTCAGCTGTCATTTGCTAATTGAGTTTAGCAGGCGCATCAATGCCAGTCCTCTAGAGAGGGACACGGGCAGAGGTGGGCATTACAGGGTTTTTTTTGGATTAGGTTGAGTTCATGGCCAGTTTTCCACTCCAAGTCTGGTTCTCTATGCCACCCTGCACACCGAGGGGTAATGTTGTACCAACAGGACATTCTTCCACCCCAGCCCCACCACTCACATCCTGCCTCTAAAAGGCATCCTTTCATTCCCAGAAAGGGCACAAAGCTCATCTGCTTGTACAGACACAAGATCTCAGTCAGATCTTTGATCTTGATGATAACAAGTGTTACCTCAGCGTAGCTGTGGGTAACCTTGCCGGTGGTGGGAGAGGCGCCTCTTTTCTAACAAGACATTCTGTTTGGttgctttttaaaatcacaTCTGCTTTTCTCACCTTTGGCTTTTATGTGCAAAAGCTACTTGAGCAAAcaagcagaaa
Encoded here:
- the ypel5 gene encoding protein yippee-like 5 isoform X1, coding for MRTCVKHRKGIVLGRSSVAAKDKTMGRIFLDHIGGTRLFSCANCDTILTNRSELISTRFTGATGRAFLFNKVVNLQYSEVQDRVMLTGRHMVRDVSCKNCNSKLGWIYEFATEDSQRYKEGRVILERALVRESEGFEEHVPSDNS
- the ypel5 gene encoding protein yippee-like 5 isoform X2 produces the protein MGRIFLDHIGGTRLFSCANCDTILTNRSELISTRFTGATGRAFLFNKVVNLQYSEVQDRVMLTGRHMVRDVSCKNCNSKLGWIYEFATEDSQRYKEGRVILERALVRESEGFEEHVPSDNS